The Panicum hallii strain FIL2 chromosome 9, PHallii_v3.1, whole genome shotgun sequence genome has a window encoding:
- the LOC112874779 gene encoding heavy metal-associated isoprenylated plant protein 30-like: MSVSSALSSFLLCCFYPSGGHRHGHRAGAYYYSSHPTSANTLYGYQEGPLAGRRMGRSSRPLSLQTVELKVRMCCSGCERVVKHALTRLRGVDSVEVDVEMEKVTVTGYVDRHRVLKEVRRAGKKAEFWPNPNLPLHFTSAKDYFHDEESYRRTYNYYRHGYNGDKHGHLPEPQRGADPVSNMFNDDDVNACSVM; the protein is encoded by the exons ATGTCGGTCTCCTCCGCGCTGTCGTCGTTCCTGCTGTGCTGCTTCTACCCGTCCGGCGGCCACCGCCACGGCCACCGCGCCGGCGCCTACTACTACAGCAGCCACCCGACGAGCGCCAACACCCTGTACGGTTACCAGGAGGGCCCCTTGGCCGGGCGCAGGATGGGCCGGAGCAGCAGGCCGCTGTCTCTGCAG ACGGTGGAGCTGAAGGTCCGGATGTGCTGCTCCGGCTGCGAGCGCGTGGTGAAGCACGCGCTGACGCGGCTGCGCGGCGTGGACTCGGTAGAGGTGGACGTGGAGATGGAGAAGGTGACGGTGACGGGGTACGTGGACCGGCACCGGGTGCTCAAGGAGGTGCGGCGCGCGGGGAAGAAGGCCGAGTTCTGGCCCAACCCGAACCTGCCGCTCCACTTCACCTCCGCCAAGGACTACTTCCACGACGAGGAGTCCTACCGCCGCACCTACAACTACTACCGCCACGGCTACAACGGCGACAAGCACGGCCACCTCCCGGAGCCCCAACGCGGCGCAGACCCCGTCAGCAACATGTTCAACGACGACGACGTCAACGCATGCTCCGTCATGTAG
- the LOC112877966 gene encoding B3 domain-containing protein Os03g0120900-like, translating to MEFTAGPTRSGGGGGEERAEQAAAVEKEHMFDKVVTPSDVGKLNRLVIPKQHAEKYFPLDAAANEKGLLLSFEDRTGKPWRFRYSYWNSSQSYVMTKGWSRFVKEKRLDAGDTVSFGRGVGEAARGRLFIDWRRRPDPPLQYHRLPLPSIPYAPWAHAQYPAALGARTTVLHLPPSPSSLYDYDSHRRHVGYDAYGAGSRQLLFYRPHHQQHPQATTMVLDSVPVRIPTTPGQHAEPPPPVASSASKRVRLFGVNLDCAGSEEESGGGRTAPPTTQTLPLQLPSPPSSSSSSSGKARCSLNLDL from the coding sequence ATGGAGTTCACCGCCGGCCCGACccggtcgggcggcggcggtggcgaggagcgggcggagcaggcggcggcggtggagaaggAGCACATGTTCGACAAGGTGGTGACGCCGAGCGACGTGGGGAAGCTCAACCGGCTGGTGATCCCGAAGCAGCACGCGGAGAAGTACTTCCCCCTGGACGCGGCGGCGAACGAGAAGGGCCTCCTGCTCAGCTTCGAGGACCGCACGGGCAAGCCCTGGCGCTTCCGCTACTCCTACTGGAACAGCAGCCAGAGCTACGTCATGACCAAGGGGTGGAGCCGCTTCGTCAAGGAGAAGCGCCTCGACGCCGGGGACACCGTCTCCTTCGGCCGCGGCGTCggggaggcggcgcggggcaggCTCTTCATCGACTGGCGCCGGCGACCCGACCCGCCCCTGCAGTACCACCGCCTCCCGCTCCCCTCCATCCCCTACGCGCCGTGGGCGCACGCGCAGTACCCTGCCGCGCTCGGTGCCAGGACGACGGTGCTCCACCTGCCGCCCTCGCCCTCCTCGCTCTACGACTACGACTCCCACCGCCGGCACGTCGGGTACGACGCCTACGGGGCCGGCAGCAGGCAGCTGCTCTTCTACCGGCCGCACCACCAGCAGCATCCGCAGGCCACGACGATGGTGCTGGACTCCGTGCCGGTACGGATACCGACAACGCCAGGGCAGCACGCGGAGCCGCCGCCTCCCGTGGCGTCATCGGCCTCGAAGCGGGTGCGGCTGTTCGGGGTGAACCTCGACTGCgccggctccgaggaggagagcggcggcgggaggacgGCGCCGCCGACGACGCAGACCCTGCCGCTGCagctgccgtcgccgccgtcatcgtcgtcctcctcctccgggaaAGCGAGGTGCTCCTTGAATCTTGACTTGTGA